One segment of Zhihengliuella halotolerans DNA contains the following:
- a CDS encoding LytR/AlgR family response regulator transcription factor: MINVVVADDEPPAVEELAFLLAKDPRIGKIHRASSGAQALKALDEFDVDALFLDIHMPALTGLDIARVISRFTRPPAVVFVTADEAQALEAFELAAVDYILKPIRPARLAESVRRICEAVEDAAEAPELVTVDQGGVTRMIRRDDITHVLAQGDYARLHTKDASYLIRVPLGDLEQQWSEAGFVRIHRSCLVAMDHIGRVRLQPGRAAVVIGDVELPVSRRALPNLRERLESHRVRPL; this comes from the coding sequence ATGATCAACGTAGTCGTCGCCGATGACGAGCCGCCGGCGGTCGAGGAGCTCGCGTTCCTGCTCGCCAAGGACCCGCGCATCGGCAAGATCCATCGGGCCTCCTCCGGCGCCCAGGCGCTCAAGGCCCTCGACGAGTTCGACGTCGACGCGCTCTTCCTCGACATCCACATGCCGGCCCTCACCGGGTTGGACATCGCCCGCGTCATCTCCCGCTTCACGCGCCCGCCGGCCGTCGTCTTCGTGACCGCGGACGAGGCCCAGGCGCTCGAGGCCTTCGAACTGGCCGCCGTGGACTACATCCTCAAGCCCATCCGGCCCGCCCGCCTGGCCGAATCGGTGCGCCGGATCTGCGAAGCCGTCGAGGACGCGGCCGAGGCCCCGGAGCTCGTCACGGTCGATCAGGGCGGGGTGACCCGGATGATCCGCCGTGACGACATCACCCACGTCCTGGCCCAGGGCGACTACGCCCGACTGCACACGAAGGACGCGAGCTACCTCATCCGCGTGCCCCTCGGCGATCTGGAACAGCAGTGGTCCGAGGCCGGGTTCGTGCGCATCCACCGCAGCTGCCTCGTGGCGATGGACCACATCGGCCGGGTCCGCCTGCAGCCCGGGCGGGCCGCCGTCGTGATCGGCGACGTGGAACTGCCCGTCAGCCGACGCGCCCTGCCGAACCTGCGTGAGCGCCTCGAGTCCCACCGCGTGAGGCCGCTCTGA
- a CDS encoding solute symporter family protein: MMTTQLAPLAATAGQSSVGNPWVNITIFGLFVAVTLVVVLRASKNNKTAADYYAGGRSFSGGQNGTAIAGDYLSAASFLGIVGAIAINGYDGFLYSIGFLVAWLVALLLVAELLRNTGKFTMADVLSFRLRQKPVRIAAAITTLAVCLFYLLAQMAGAGGLVSLLLGIDDRMGQSLVIVVVGALMIMYVLIGGMKGTTWVQIIKACLLIAGAFIMTVWVLGMYGFNLSALMGDAVAAAGGNEDLLKPGLKYGENITTKMDFISLALALVLGTAGLPHVLMRFYTVPTAKEARRSVVWAIWLIGAFYLFTLVLGYGAGALLGPDRILEAPGGVNSAAPLLAFELGGSLLLGVIAAVAFATILAVVAGLTITAAASFSHDVYANVIAKGKTTPEQEVKVARRTVVVIGVLSILGGIGAQGQNVAFLVALAFAVAASANLPTILYSLFWRRFTTRGAVWSMYGGLGSALVLIIFSPVMSGAESSMIPSADFALFPLSNPGLVSIPLAFLLGWLGSKLDTDGEDPRVQAEMEVRSLTGVGAEKAVDH, from the coding sequence ATGATGACAACGCAACTCGCCCCGCTCGCCGCGACGGCCGGACAAAGCTCGGTCGGCAACCCCTGGGTGAACATCACGATCTTCGGCCTCTTCGTGGCCGTCACCCTCGTCGTCGTGCTGCGCGCGTCGAAGAACAACAAGACCGCCGCCGACTACTACGCCGGCGGGCGCTCCTTCTCGGGCGGCCAGAACGGCACCGCCATCGCCGGCGACTACCTCTCTGCCGCCTCGTTCCTAGGTATCGTCGGGGCCATCGCCATCAACGGCTACGACGGCTTCCTGTATTCCATCGGCTTCCTCGTCGCCTGGCTGGTCGCGCTGCTGCTCGTCGCCGAACTGTTGCGCAACACCGGCAAGTTCACGATGGCCGACGTGCTCTCCTTCCGCCTGCGGCAGAAGCCGGTCCGCATCGCCGCGGCCATCACGACCCTCGCCGTCTGCCTGTTCTACCTGCTTGCGCAGATGGCCGGCGCCGGCGGGCTCGTCTCCCTGCTGCTGGGCATCGACGACCGGATGGGCCAATCGCTCGTCATCGTCGTGGTCGGCGCCCTGATGATCATGTACGTGCTCATCGGCGGGATGAAGGGCACCACCTGGGTGCAGATCATCAAGGCCTGCCTGCTGATCGCGGGTGCGTTCATCATGACGGTCTGGGTTCTGGGCATGTACGGGTTCAACCTCTCCGCGCTCATGGGCGACGCCGTGGCCGCGGCCGGCGGAAACGAGGACCTGCTCAAGCCCGGGCTGAAGTACGGCGAGAACATCACGACCAAGATGGACTTCATCTCGCTGGCCCTTGCGCTCGTCCTGGGCACGGCCGGCCTGCCGCACGTGCTCATGCGCTTCTACACCGTCCCGACGGCGAAGGAGGCCCGTCGCTCGGTGGTCTGGGCGATCTGGCTCATCGGCGCGTTTTACCTCTTCACGCTGGTCCTCGGCTACGGCGCCGGCGCTCTGCTCGGCCCGGACCGGATCCTCGAGGCCCCGGGCGGCGTCAACTCCGCGGCGCCGCTGCTGGCGTTCGAGCTCGGCGGGTCGCTGCTGCTGGGCGTGATCGCGGCCGTGGCGTTCGCGACGATCCTCGCCGTGGTCGCCGGTCTGACGATCACGGCGGCGGCGTCGTTCTCCCACGACGTCTACGCCAACGTCATCGCTAAGGGCAAGACCACGCCCGAGCAGGAGGTCAAGGTCGCTCGGCGCACCGTCGTCGTGATCGGCGTCCTCTCGATCCTGGGCGGCATCGGCGCGCAGGGGCAGAACGTGGCGTTCCTCGTCGCGCTAGCCTTCGCGGTCGCCGCCTCGGCGAACCTGCCGACGATCCTCTACTCGCTCTTCTGGCGTCGCTTCACGACCCGCGGGGCTGTGTGGTCGATGTACGGCGGCCTCGGCTCGGCACTTGTGCTGATCATCTTCTCGCCCGTCATGTCCGGCGCGGAGAGTTCGATGATCCCGAGCGCAGACTTCGCGCTCTTCCCGCTCTCCAACCCGGGCCTCGTCTCGATCCCGCTGGCGTTCCTGCTCGGCTGGCTCGGCTCGAAGCTCGACACGGACGGGGAGGACCCGCGCGTCCAGGCGGAGATGGAGGTCCGCTCGCTCACTGGCGTCGGCGCCGAGAAGGCGGTCGACCACTAA
- a CDS encoding sensor histidine kinase, with the protein MMSPALETTLIVSIIVAAAAVVVYVGMRVFHAQRDLGTDADRATFQTLHTVSLAAPHLANGLEEEGASRASRHLRELLGCRGLAVTNTTAVLAADGALPDVDVLALASQTITAGRTQVVHGRDWDAVCSPVVVQDRTMGTVIAFAAKADSGLVRAGSEVAAWVAAHVGLAELDESRARLAEAEVKALRAQISPHFIYNSLGAIASFINTDPERARELVVEFADFTRYTFRRHGEFTTLAEELQAIDRYLLLEKARFGDRIRVSLEIAPEVLGTVIPFLSLQPLVENAVRHGLEGRPDGGLITITAADDGQHAVITIEDDGVGMDPEHLRDLLGVRPDGEHVGLRNVDVRLRQLYGPEHGLVVDTAPGAGTLITVRLPKFRTPRLEP; encoded by the coding sequence ATGATGTCGCCCGCCCTCGAGACCACGCTGATCGTTTCGATCATCGTCGCCGCGGCCGCCGTCGTCGTCTACGTCGGGATGCGGGTGTTCCACGCCCAGCGCGACCTCGGCACGGATGCCGACCGCGCCACGTTCCAGACGCTGCACACCGTCTCGCTCGCCGCGCCGCACCTGGCCAACGGGCTCGAGGAGGAGGGAGCCTCCCGCGCGAGCCGCCACCTGCGGGAACTGCTCGGGTGCCGCGGGCTCGCGGTCACGAATACGACGGCGGTGCTCGCCGCCGACGGCGCCCTGCCGGACGTCGACGTGCTCGCTCTTGCGTCGCAGACGATCACGGCGGGGCGCACCCAGGTCGTCCACGGGCGCGACTGGGACGCGGTGTGCTCGCCCGTCGTCGTCCAGGACCGGACCATGGGCACCGTCATCGCCTTCGCCGCCAAGGCGGACTCCGGGCTCGTGCGCGCCGGCAGCGAGGTCGCCGCCTGGGTTGCGGCGCACGTCGGCCTCGCCGAACTCGACGAGTCCCGCGCCCGTCTCGCCGAGGCCGAGGTGAAGGCCCTGCGCGCGCAGATCAGTCCGCATTTCATCTACAACTCGCTCGGTGCGATCGCCTCGTTCATCAACACGGACCCGGAGCGGGCCCGCGAGCTCGTCGTCGAATTCGCCGACTTCACCCGCTACACCTTCCGCCGCCACGGGGAGTTCACGACCCTGGCCGAGGAGCTGCAGGCGATCGACCGCTACCTCCTGCTCGAGAAGGCCCGCTTCGGGGACCGGATCCGCGTCAGCCTCGAGATCGCGCCCGAGGTCCTCGGCACCGTCATCCCCTTCCTGAGCCTGCAGCCGCTCGTCGAGAACGCCGTGCGCCACGGCCTCGAGGGGCGGCCCGACGGCGGCCTCATCACGATCACCGCCGCTGACGACGGCCAACACGCTGTCATCACCATCGAGGACGACGGCGTCGGCATGGACCCGGAGCACCTGCGCGACCTGCTCGGGGTCCGCCCCGACGGCGAGCATGTAGGGCTGCGCAACGTGGACGTGCGGCTGCGCCAGCTCTACGGGCCGGAACACGGCCTCGTCGTCGACACCGCCCCCGGCGCCGGAACCCTGATCACCGTGCGGCTGCCCAAATTCCGCACCCCTAGACTTGAGCCATGA
- a CDS encoding DUF485 domain-containing protein produces the protein MGIQPTPGEVREPEADAGLDTVDFRETQSSEKFQRLRRTHRSFVFPMAVIFIVWYFVYVLLAAFAPEFMAISVAGNVNVGIVLGLLQFVSTFGITAAYVSFANRRLDPQAAAIRADLEGDAE, from the coding sequence ATGGGTATCCAACCCACCCCGGGCGAGGTCCGGGAGCCGGAAGCGGACGCCGGGCTCGACACCGTCGACTTCCGCGAGACCCAGTCTTCGGAGAAGTTCCAGCGGCTGCGCCGCACGCACCGCAGCTTCGTCTTCCCGATGGCCGTCATCTTCATCGTCTGGTACTTCGTCTACGTGCTGCTGGCGGCATTCGCACCCGAGTTCATGGCGATCTCGGTCGCGGGCAACGTCAACGTCGGCATCGTGCTGGGTCTGCTCCAGTTCGTCTCCACCTTCGGCATCACCGCGGCGTACGTCTCGTTCGCCAACCGCCGCCTCGATCCGCAGGCCGCGGCCATCCGCGCCGATCTCGAAGGAGACGCCGAATGA